Part of the Dreissena polymorpha isolate Duluth1 chromosome 12, UMN_Dpol_1.0, whole genome shotgun sequence genome, TCTGACTTATTTCTTCAGACATCAACGAGTGTTTGACGAAACAGTGCCAGAATGGAGCCACTTGTGTGGACCTGGTGAATGCTTACGTGTGTCAGTGCGTGGCTGGGTACACGGGAAGCAACTGTGAGACGGGTATGTGAATATATATGTCTAGAGACGGATATGTGTATGTCGTGAGACGGGTATGATAATTTGTGTGAATCTGCCAATCAGATCACTTAATTAGAGTATCATTATGTCGTTTGTACTTTGTTACATGCACATATGTTGGTGTCTTGGGTGGCAAAGTAATGTATTGTTATAGTTATATCTGTCATAGATTTGTTGCTCTTTGGCACGTTTCCCAAAATATGACTCTATCATTTTGTTTAAGTGTGAACATATTGAATGTCTCAGAAGAACATTCTGAACTTAAAGTCAATGACAATTGCATAACCCGTTACTGAACAGACTTGATTTAAAGATTTAAAGGTTATAAGATATTGAGATTCCAATGGGCCTTTCTCATGTTTTGCGCTCGACAATACAGCGCCAATTTGTTTCATCGAACCTAACCCCCTAAACTTGTTTCTTACAAATTAGTCATGTTTTATAAGCCGTTACTACTTTAGTCtcattatattgttttaattacttttCACATCTGTTTTTCTTTTTAGACGTCAACGAATGTTCTCCCAACCCGTGTCAGAACGGAGCCACGTGCGCGCATAGTATCAACAACTACACGTGCACGTGTGTAGCGGGCTACACCGGGATAAACTGCCAAACTGGTaagtgttaacccatttatgccttgtggactcacCCATCATTTTTAATTggatcattttttttccaaaattaaggatgtctagtataattatttctatatttagaatattttttacagaaattcctttaagcaaacagcgcagaccctgataaaacgccgcatcatgcgacgtctcatctgggtctacgctgtttgccaaggccttttttgtagacgctaggcataaatgggataatatCTATAACTTGCTATGAAATGTTCAAATCCTGTGTTTATAGCTCGCTCATTTCTGTTGAGACAGAAAACAAAAGTTGCCGTCTCGCTCCTCGGGTATGTCGACGTATTGTACATAACGTTGTTTATAGTATACTAATAAAACATGTAGTAAAATCCTTGTAATATTTTTTCTTCCTTAAACAATGCGGCAGCAAATCCTATTCAACAacgaattttgataaaattaaaacgtgaACGGCAGTTTAAATTGCACATATATTGCtcatttcatttaattatcaTCTCATTTCATAAATTTGTTTAATGGCCTTAATGCAGCAgatgcacattttattttgtcAGACATCGATGAGTGTTCACCCAGCCCATGTCTCAATGGCGGCCTCTGCTCAAATGAGATCAACAAGTACACGTGCACCTGCACTTCCGGGTACACTGGTATCATCTGCAGGCCAGGTAAAGATTTGAGCGGAGTTTTATGCAGGAATATTTCACTTATAATATAATCCAATACCGTAATGCTGAATAAGAAACTAAGAAGAATGAAGGAAGGAAGAGCTAAtgtgtaaaacttaaaaaatctaaaaattaatctttaaaaaaaataattttctttattcCAAACTTACAAAAGTTTTGTAGGTAAGAAATTCATAATTTTTGGTTTCGCGTTAGCATCTTAAAATCCGTACTAGTGGTTCGCATAGCAGACCTATACGAGTTCATAACCAACTCTGTGTAAAAATCAGCCATGATCGTGCGGATATTATGCATGTCCGTGTACTTATTGTGGTATTGAACAGCTTTGCTGGGCGATGACTGCAGCGTCCGACCGGCAGTGTGCTCTAACATCCTGAACTCGCAGTGCACGGGAGGCACGTGCCAGTGTTTGACGGGATACGAGAAGACAGGCGAGGCAACGTGCAGCAAGAAAGGTCCATATTTGGAcgcttttttatgtgttttgttaGTTTTCTGTGTGATAGCCCGTTGTGTAATAAATGGTGATCGAACGAATATTCGTATGTGCGCGTGCATGTATTAGAAAAACCGTCAAAACTGTCAGATGGTTACATTTAATGGTCAGTCAGACGGGATGGAAACCTAGCGTAGAACTCCCGACTTCTTTTATACGGTGTATTGTAATCGGATATGTATGGTGGCGATTATCTGGTATGATTGTCCGGGGCTGCACATAATCGAATCGCAGTTTACAAAAAAGTGAAAAAGGGGGAAAATGAGTCACGAGCGATAGTCTGGTGTGACAAATCGGGAGACTATTGTATATGTGGACATTTCAATCGGTTGGCGATTGTCCTGGTCGACAAATTTACGAGGTGGCTATTGCAAGTAAGGGCAAAAACCACTGGTCGTCCATTGTCTGGCGGCTGACGTCTAGACCTCTAAAACAGGAAGTACATTTGATGTGACCAGTATTTATTCAAAATAACACTGCCTACTATGTTACTTCAACGTGTAAAATTGATCATGGATCGGATAATAGTCTTGAAAACTTATATAACAGTCTTGACACCTTGTACAGCAGTTTTGAGAAATAATATGACAGTTTGGAAAACTTATATACTTATATCACTTACAAAATGGAtttccatttaaaatattaacacaaacgCGTTGAAAGTATACAGATATGTATCACTAATGATTGTCTATTTCACTGCAATAATATCAAATCTGTTCAATGTTTGCAAGTCCGTATCGGGTCAGAAAATCAATGAATTATTATTCGGAACAAATGCTAATTAACCGTCGGTGGCTGAGTTATTCTCCACCCAAATTTCTGTTAGAAGATAAGTTTCCAAGCAGAGGAACTAAAAGTGCCAGCACCGCGCATAATTACATGACGGTTTGGAAGCATTATTCGAATTATCTTTgaataatctgaaaatattttgaaaaatatatttgcttTCATTGTACGCAGACTGTAAGAGATTATTGTATTCTGATTCAAAACATTTTCAACGTTCTTCTCTAATTATTTTAGACACTGCTTGTACAAATGGTTTATGTTCGTCTACTAGGAAGAAACTTTATTATTGCATGccatttaaatacaaacttaattaaGGCTTAGCAAATCAAAAACAATACTCGTGTACGCATTATAAACGGACGGTTAAATATaccacgaaataaatataaacgaCAACGAATGTTTGAAACGTAGGCGAGTTATGTTTTCAAACACTTTTTTGATAACTCCTAACATTTATATACTGAAAATACTACGTATCCCTGTTTGCATAGCAAACACCACCATGCACATGGTCGGTCGAAACGTTTGCAATAAAGCAAAGCGATCGACATAGCATATTGAATCAGACAAAGAAAAAATGTGTGTAATATTCCCATTACAAAATGCCAAATTTAGATTTGTACTGTGATAATAAATGTAGGACATTTATCTGTGATATATCattccatttaacaatgtgtactTATATGAACTTTATTATTAAGGTTAATGTTTAAAACCTACTTTTTATTAGTAAAAAgctctctatgtcatgccaccagcacaaaaggaccacaatggaaataagaacTGCTCTTTTTTATGTCATCCTTGGTGTTGGT contains:
- the LOC127852449 gene encoding fibropellin-3-like, translating into MTDIDNCSPDPCARGTCVDKVNDYSCTCPPGYEGKTCSGNINECSSLPCQNNGTCNDLVNSFSCSCAPGYTGPTCAADINECLTKQCQNGATCVDLVNAYVCQCVAGYTGSNCETDVNECSPNPCQNGATCAHSINNYTCTCVAGYTGINCQTDIDECSPSPCLNGGLCSNEINKYTCTCTSGYTGIICRPALLGDDCSVRPAVCSNILNSQCTGGTCQCLTGYEKTGEATKRLIYLTKIIVEERPGSIHT